A stretch of the bacterium genome encodes the following:
- a CDS encoding SDR family NAD(P)-dependent oxidoreductase, whose product MKVVVTGGAGFIGRHVADKLIEAGHEVTIVDNLSRSFPEGINPKAKFVEADIADSEKMSAVLSGQEAVIHLANYIVVPESVERAVEYTENNIVKTVKLLEVMRQARVTKIIFSSSATVYGEIKNLPIKETDPIGLSTNPYGATKVAMEQMIAAYHHNWGFEATLLRYFNPYGPGENHEPETHAIPNFVVKTIKNEPIPLYWKGEQVRDFIYVEDLAVAHVRALELEGMNTLNVGTGSGEKVIDLVKQIFSLVGHSVPITDLGPRAGDAQETYASVEMIKKVLGWEAQTSLVEGLQKTIDHFQKKLNAEPSS is encoded by the coding sequence ATGAAAGTAGTCGTGACCGGGGGCGCCGGATTTATAGGTAGACATGTTGCCGACAAGCTAATTGAAGCTGGTCACGAAGTTACAATTGTTGACAATCTTTCCCGGAGCTTTCCAGAAGGAATAAATCCAAAAGCGAAATTTGTTGAAGCTGATATTGCGGACAGCGAAAAAATGAGCGCAGTTCTTTCTGGGCAAGAAGCAGTTATTCATTTGGCGAATTACATCGTTGTTCCCGAATCAGTTGAGCGGGCGGTTGAGTATACGGAAAACAACATCGTTAAGACCGTGAAATTGCTGGAAGTGATGCGGCAAGCAAGAGTGACAAAAATAATTTTTTCTTCTTCAGCCACCGTTTACGGGGAAATCAAAAACTTACCAATCAAAGAAACCGATCCAATTGGCCTTTCGACCAATCCTTACGGCGCGACGAAGGTAGCGATGGAGCAGATGATCGCAGCCTACCACCACAATTGGGGTTTTGAGGCTACCTTGCTGCGCTATTTCAATCCTTATGGACCAGGGGAGAATCACGAGCCGGAGACACACGCCATTCCGAATTTTGTTGTTAAAACCATTAAAAATGAGCCAATTCCTTTATACTGGAAAGGAGAGCAAGTTCGGGACTTTATTTACGTCGAGGATTTGGCAGTCGCTCACGTTCGGGCTTTGGAGCTGGAAGGAATGAACACTCTCAATGTTGGTACCGGCAGTGGCGAAAAAGTGATTGACCTCGTCAAGCAAATCTTTAGTTTAGTCGGGCATTCAGTACCGATCACTGATCTTGGCCCGAGAGCAGGGGATGCTCAGGAAACTTACGCTAGTGTCGAGATGATCAAGAAAGTTCTTGGTTGGGAAGCACAAACCAGCCTAGTAGAGGGCTTGCAAAAAACTATTGATCATTTCCAAAAAAAGCTGAACGCAGAGCCGTCAAGTTGA
- a CDS encoding polyprenol monophosphomannose synthase yields the protein MKIVVIIPTYRERENIQKLIPLLAEQRNRINHDLQILVVDDNSPDGTAQAVGELIKTHKNLHLVSGEKQGLGAAYIRGMRYAMEKLEAEIVVEMDADLSHKPEDLPRLIAEIDSGADFVIGSRYVPGGKIPEGWSLLRKANSRWGNRFARYIAGIDDVADCTAGFRAIRVELLKKIDLTKLHVKGYSFQMSLLFEAFVGGGKIKEVPVEFVERKIGHTKIGPGDIIEFVWTAFKLRDRRLKLKGLGVRG from the coding sequence GTGAAAATTGTTGTCATCATCCCCACTTACCGTGAGCGCGAAAACATCCAAAAACTTATTCCATTGCTCGCGGAGCAAAGAAATAGAATTAATCACGACCTGCAAATACTGGTGGTTGACGACAACTCTCCGGATGGAACAGCGCAGGCAGTCGGCGAACTAATTAAAACTCACAAAAACCTTCATTTGGTTAGCGGTGAAAAACAAGGCCTTGGAGCAGCCTATATTCGCGGAATGCGCTACGCAATGGAAAAGTTAGAGGCAGAGATCGTCGTCGAGATGGATGCCGATCTTTCCCACAAGCCAGAGGATTTACCGCGACTGATTGCTGAAATTGATTCTGGGGCTGACTTTGTCATTGGTAGTCGTTACGTCCCCGGAGGTAAGATACCAGAGGGTTGGAGTTTGTTACGAAAAGCCAACAGCCGTTGGGGCAACCGTTTTGCCCGTTATATCGCTGGCATCGATGACGTGGCGGATTGTACGGCCGGTTTCCGCGCAATCAGAGTTGAGTTGCTCAAAAAAATCGATCTCACCAAGCTTCACGTCAAAGGCTATTCTTTTCAAATGAGCTTACTTTTTGAAGCTTTTGTGGGAGGCGGAAAGATCAAAGAAGTTCCGGTGGAGTTTGTCGAAAGAAAGATAGGGCATACCAAAATTGGCCCAGGGGATATAATAGAGTTTGTTTGGACCGCCTTTAAACTGCGCGACCGAAGGTTAAAATTGAAGGGGTTAGGGGTTAGGGGTTAG
- a CDS encoding DPP IV N-terminal domain-containing protein: protein MPDESNPVDNQKPAEFPKQEINLTNPTKGINKLFLALGVLVIVALLGAGGYLVLNKTSNKNPKTDTTKQASSSSKQTSKDKDAQSETITKVGFVDKNNIWVLDVVSKKKTQITKDGSNDLLYRNPTFLTQTTFVFVKEKGSGSELWQGVFKGNKFSLSQDKKFKKPIYLTDITKDYKKLLFNYFSDKVTVHLFDLTTDQDKVLYEKASVGRGASQDDAFSAKFSPDTNKVLIVDTFYSTDEKILVFDTNGAKVASIKGDVTLPVWVSNTSFVYKEISEGMHIYDLASKTDEKISSEKDWSSPSVSPDGKNLAHSKGYAVNESEASDSSVGLFNLNSKIDKSLGKHLATPAWVNDNILVTLKLRECNSGECVTDGSFTGEKTIVIINLSTGQKSEVSTLSAPSF from the coding sequence TGCCCGATGAATCAAACCCAGTAGACAACCAGAAACCCGCTGAATTTCCCAAACAAGAAATAAACTTAACAAATCCAACAAAAGGCATTAACAAACTTTTTTTGGCTCTCGGGGTTTTAGTAATAGTCGCGCTTTTAGGAGCAGGCGGTTACTTAGTACTGAATAAAACCAGCAACAAAAATCCGAAGACTGATACCACCAAACAAGCTTCTTCCAGTTCAAAGCAAACTTCAAAGGACAAAGACGCTCAGAGCGAGACGATTACAAAAGTTGGTTTTGTGGACAAGAACAATATTTGGGTACTTGATGTTGTCAGTAAAAAGAAAACTCAGATAACCAAAGATGGATCAAACGACCTTCTTTATCGGAATCCTACTTTCCTTACCCAGACGACATTTGTTTTTGTTAAAGAGAAAGGCAGTGGCAGTGAGCTTTGGCAAGGGGTTTTCAAGGGAAATAAATTTTCTCTTAGCCAAGATAAAAAATTTAAAAAGCCTATTTATCTAACTGACATCACAAAAGATTATAAAAAACTACTTTTTAACTATTTTTCCGACAAAGTGACGGTACATCTTTTTGATTTAACCACCGATCAAGACAAAGTGCTTTATGAAAAGGCTTCTGTTGGTAGGGGAGCTTCACAAGACGATGCTTTTTCGGCCAAATTTTCTCCAGACACAAATAAGGTCCTTATAGTTGACACTTTCTACAGTACTGATGAAAAAATATTAGTCTTTGACACCAATGGAGCGAAGGTAGCTAGTATAAAGGGAGACGTGACTTTGCCAGTTTGGGTATCAAACACTAGCTTTGTTTACAAGGAGATTTCTGAGGGAATGCATATTTACGACCTTGCTTCAAAGACTGACGAGAAAATCAGTTCTGAAAAAGATTGGTCTAGCCCTTCGGTTTCCCCTGACGGTAAAAACCTTGCTCACAGCAAAGGTTATGCCGTTAATGAATCAGAAGCTTCCGATTCGAGTGTTGGTCTATTTAATTTGAACAGCAAGATAGACAAAAGTTTAGGGAAGCATTTAGCTACTCCCGCTTGGGTAAATGATAATATTTTGGTTACTTTAAAGTTGAGAGAATGCAATTCAGGTGAGTGTGTGACAGACGGTAGTTTTACAGGAGAAAAAACTATTGTAATTATTAACTTAAGTACCGGTCAAAAATCAGAAGTCTCGACCCTTTCTGCTCCAAGTTTTTGA